A segment of the Lactobacillus sp. ESL0700 genome:
TTATGACAAGGCTAAAATTGCTTCGTTTGTGGTACTAGGAACGATTGACGCGGCAGCCTATAAGCGAATTACAGGTGAAGAATATGAAGCATCTACTGAAAATAGTAAGTAGGTGCTATTTTATTGGACTGGAGTAGCTTGATACAAGTAATTATAGAATCAGGTATTATTCAATTTTTCGCTGGTCTATGGACTGGACATCGTAAAAAAGTAAAAACAAACCAGCAATTAACTTCAGAAATACCAG
Coding sequences within it:
- a CDS encoding XkdX family protein, with product MFNLKQFAPMMERVYQSLYNSKIYDKAKIASFVVLGTIDAAAYKRITGEEYEASTENSK